Proteins encoded within one genomic window of Candidatus Baltobacteraceae bacterium:
- a CDS encoding sugar transferase produces MMVHATIREEISKGRISATRRVPEHLRPVWSVAFLFVDVMAVLAACYAAGLPSSIGPAACIVVCGALALCRTYQFSYAVRWYDEAYQIAVAALVAFVPLWFLFQYVAGLSALTAVGVIVLAAIFLSVVHATLHLARHGSEDVAEAQAAYVSPEAQWRVGHGPYKAWKRGFDVTLAAAGLVVASPLMLLIAVCIGIESGFPILFRQERVGRNGATFVMYKFRTMWQDAGQQWARPGDRRITNIGAILRRTSLDELPQLFNVLVGDMSLVGPRPEMPAFARDFRRTVPHYDSRHIVTPGLTGWAQVYAKRNLQPDDMPKILPYDLFYIEHASPALDAIVIIKTAAEFLLHRAV; encoded by the coding sequence ATGATGGTCCACGCTACGATTCGCGAAGAGATCTCAAAAGGAAGGATCAGCGCCACACGTCGCGTTCCCGAGCATCTGCGCCCGGTTTGGTCGGTCGCATTCCTCTTCGTCGATGTAATGGCCGTGCTGGCGGCCTGTTACGCAGCAGGCCTTCCGTCGAGTATCGGGCCGGCGGCCTGCATCGTCGTGTGCGGTGCGCTCGCCCTGTGCCGAACCTATCAGTTCTCGTACGCGGTGCGCTGGTACGACGAGGCGTATCAGATCGCCGTCGCCGCATTGGTGGCGTTCGTGCCGCTATGGTTCCTCTTTCAATACGTCGCCGGACTTTCCGCGCTGACGGCGGTCGGCGTGATCGTCCTCGCCGCGATCTTCTTGTCGGTCGTTCACGCGACGCTGCACCTCGCGCGTCACGGTTCCGAGGACGTCGCCGAAGCGCAAGCGGCCTACGTCTCGCCGGAAGCGCAATGGCGAGTCGGGCACGGGCCGTATAAGGCGTGGAAGCGCGGTTTCGACGTCACGCTCGCGGCGGCCGGTCTCGTCGTTGCCTCGCCCCTGATGCTGTTGATCGCGGTCTGCATCGGGATCGAGTCGGGGTTCCCGATCCTATTCCGGCAGGAGCGCGTCGGCCGCAACGGCGCTACCTTCGTCATGTACAAGTTCCGAACGATGTGGCAAGACGCAGGTCAGCAGTGGGCGCGGCCGGGCGACCGCCGCATTACGAACATTGGTGCGATTTTGCGCAGAACGAGTCTCGACGAACTTCCGCAGCTCTTTAACGTCTTGGTCGGCGATATGTCGCTGGTCGGCCCGCGTCCGGAGATGCCCGCATTCGCCCGAGATTTCCGGCGAACCGTTCCACACTACGATAGCCGCCACATCGTCACGCCGGGATTGACCGGCTGGGCACAGGTTTACGCCAAGCGCAATCTCCAGCCCGACGACATGCCCAAGATCCTTCCGTACGATCTCTTCTATATCGAGCACGCATCGCCGGCGTTAGACGCGATCGTCATTATCAAGACCGCCGCGGAGTTTTTGTTGCATCGTGCAGTTTAG
- a CDS encoding GNAT family N-acetyltransferase, with protein sequence MGKRAMIEPIALTEWAEFDARHPAPTFFARPAWASALAYAYPHLRPHPVRVDVGDVRILVPLMQTSGGRLGWRELVGMPLGTYTCGLRDDGTLASVREFDAAVAAIARTCDALTLIPWPLGPTPCGFTTRRTTHETAVIDVSNGAEEALSGVAGVSRRMAGQAARRGVNCAPLRSALGVTTYYSMLREAAERWGLAKPPFPQELLEGLVAYGGDDVEIWFAQCDNHPIAGGVIVFGSAELFFWSAAMRQTFAHLRPSNALNVTLIEAAAERNLHWYNLGASEGLPGVERFKRGLGARTVPYSQLHYQSLRFNAYTRLRTSLRLDRSQPPQPQRGGSI encoded by the coding sequence GTGGGAAAGCGTGCGATGATCGAGCCGATCGCTTTAACGGAATGGGCCGAATTCGATGCGCGACACCCCGCGCCGACGTTTTTCGCGCGCCCCGCGTGGGCGTCGGCTCTGGCGTATGCGTACCCGCATCTTCGCCCGCATCCGGTACGCGTCGACGTCGGAGACGTTCGCATACTCGTGCCGTTGATGCAGACGTCCGGCGGTCGCTTAGGCTGGCGCGAGCTCGTGGGAATGCCGCTCGGTACGTACACGTGCGGACTGCGCGACGATGGAACGCTCGCCTCGGTTCGCGAATTCGACGCGGCGGTCGCCGCGATTGCACGCACGTGTGACGCGCTAACGCTCATCCCCTGGCCGCTCGGACCGACGCCGTGCGGTTTCACCACGCGCCGTACGACGCACGAGACCGCGGTGATCGACGTTTCGAACGGCGCCGAAGAAGCACTCAGCGGCGTCGCCGGCGTCAGCCGGCGCATGGCGGGCCAGGCCGCGAGGCGCGGCGTTAACTGCGCCCCGCTGCGCTCGGCATTGGGAGTTACGACGTACTACAGCATGCTGCGCGAGGCCGCCGAACGCTGGGGGCTGGCAAAGCCGCCGTTCCCTCAAGAGTTGCTCGAGGGTCTCGTCGCCTACGGCGGTGACGACGTCGAAATCTGGTTTGCCCAGTGCGACAACCACCCCATTGCCGGCGGGGTGATCGTGTTCGGTTCTGCTGAGTTGTTCTTCTGGAGCGCCGCCATGCGTCAGACGTTCGCGCATTTGCGCCCGAGCAATGCGCTCAACGTGACCCTCATCGAAGCGGCGGCGGAGCGCAACCTGCATTGGTACAACCTCGGCGCGAGCGAAGGTCTACCGGGAGTCGAGCGCTTCAAGCGCGGACTCGGAGCTCGAACCGTGCCGTACTCGCAGCTGCATTACCAGAGCCTTCGTTTCAACGCGTACACGCGACTGCGAACGTCGCTGCGACTGGATCGCAGTCAGCCGCCGCAACCGCAACGAGGAGGAAGCATATGA